The Saccharomyces mikatae IFO 1815 strain IFO1815 genome assembly, chromosome: 13 genome has a segment encoding these proteins:
- the MGR3 gene encoding Mgr3p (similar to Saccharomyces cerevisiae YKL133C and MGR3 (YMR115W); ancestral locus Anc_2.433) yields the protein MFPQGMRLSQRLHKKYIFASKALTWTTKPTNIRHLHDIRPPISNFSTQEPAPVSKFPANILSRASMAPKPNTEKKNRSVMYSFIGVSIVGFILWFRSNSKKQKLPFSAQKVWKEAIWQESDRMDFNYKEALRRYIEALETCDRSHVEPLSDDYTRIELKIAEMYEKLNMVDEAQTLYQELLCRFFEALNVPGKVDESERGEVLRKDLRILIKSLEINKDIESGKKRLLQHLLLAQEEILSKSPELKEFFENRKKKLSMIKDVNKDPNDDFKTFVSEENIKIDDQGYMILDLEKNSSAWEPFKEEFFTSRDLYTAYCLSSKDIAAALSCKITSVEWMVMADMPPGQILLSQANLGSLFYLQAEKLEADLNQLEQKKSEESDQELDMGTYIKAVRFVRKNRDLCLERAQKCFDSVISFAKRNRKIRFHVKDQLDPSVAQSIALSTYGMGVLSLHEGVLVKAEKLFKDSITMAKETDFNELLAEAEKELEKTAILKAARKENLN from the coding sequence ATGTTCCCACAAGGAATGCGTTTATCGCAGAGGTTACacaagaaatatatatttgcCTCTAAAGCTTTAACGTGGACAACGAAACCCACTAATATACGCCACCTTCATGACATAAGGCCGCCTATATCAAACTTCAGTACGCAAGAACCGGCCCCCGTGTCCAAGTTTCCAGCCAATATACTAAGTCGAGCATCAATGGCTCCAAAACCtaatacagaaaaaaaaaaccgtAGTGTGATGTATTCTTTCATTGGTGTTTCTATAGTTGGTTTTATTCTTTGGTTCAGAAGTAACtcgaagaaacaaaaactaCCTTTTTCAGCACAAAAAGTCTGGAAAGAAGCGATATGGCAAGAAAGTGATAGGATGGACTTTAATTACAAGGAAGCATTAAGGCGGTATATTGAAGCGTTGGAAACCTGTGATCGCTCTCACGTGGAACCATTATCGGACGATTATACAAGAATAGAGCTAAAAATTGCTGAAATGTATGAGAAGCTTAATATGGTTGATGAAGCTCAAACTTTATATCAAGAGTTATTATGTCGGTTTTTCGAAGCCTTGAATGTCCCTGGCAAAGTTGATGAAAGTGAAAGAGGGGAAGTACTGAGAAAAGATTTGAGGATTTTGATTAAATCTTTAGAAATTAACAAAGATATAGAAAGTGGCAAGAAAAGATTGTTGCAACATTTGCTTTTAGCTCAAGAAGAGATTTTAAGCAAGTCTCCAGAGTTGAAGGAATTCTTCGAAaacaggaaaaagaaactctCTATGATAAAAGACGTTAACAAAGATCCTAATGATGACTTCAAAACATTTGTAAGTGAGGAAAATATTAAGATTGATGATCAGGGTTATATGATTTTGgacttggaaaaaaatagcagCGCTTGGGAACctttcaaagaagaattttttaCTTCTAGAGATTTATACACAGCATACTGTCTATCATCAAAGGATATAGCTGCTGCTTTAAGTTGTAAGATAACTAGCGTGGAATGGATGGTTATGGCGGATATGCCACCGGGACAAATATTGCTATCGCAAGCAAACTTGGGGTCGCTGTTCTATCTTCAGGCAGAAAAGCTGGAAGCCGACTTGAATCAATTggaacagaaaaaaagtgaagaatCTGACCAAGAATTGGATATGGGAACATACATAAAAGCTGTCAGGTTCGTACGTAAAAACCGCGACTTATGTTTAGAAAGAGCGCAAAAATGCTTCGATAGTGTAATTAGTTTtgccaaaagaaatagaaaaattagGTTCCACGTAAAGGACCAGCTGGATCCTTCGGTTGCACAGTCAATTGCCCTCTCTACCTACGGGATGGGTGTTCTGAGTTTACATGAAGGTGTTTTGGTCAAGGCTGAAAAACTATTCAAAGATTCAATTACGATGGCCAAGGAAACTGACTTTAATGAGCTCCTTGCTGAGGCTGAGAAGGAGTTAGAGAAGACGGCCATCTTAAAAGCTGCTAGGAAAGAGAATTTAAACTGA
- the ASC1 gene encoding 40S ribosomal protein RACK1 (similar to Saccharomyces cerevisiae ASC1 (YMR116C); ancestral locus Anc_2.431), with translation MASNEVLVLRGTLEGHNGWVTSLATSAGQPNLLLSASRDKTLISWKLTGDDQKFGVPVRSFKGHSHIVQDCTLTADGAYALSASWDKTLRLWDVATGETYQRFVGHKSDVMSVDIDKKASMIISGSRDKTIKVWTIKGQCLATLLGHNDWVSQVRVVPNEKADDDSVTIISAGNDKMVKAWNLNQFQIEADFIGHNSNINTLTASPDGTLIASAGKDGEIMLWNLAAKKAMYTLSAQDEVFSLAFSPNRYWLAAATATGIKVFSLDPQYLVDDLRPEFAGYSKAAEPHAVSLAWSADGQTLFAGYTDNVIRVWQVMTAN, from the exons ATGGCATCTAACGAAGTTTTAGTTTTGAGAGGTACCTTGGAAGGTCACAACGGTTGGGTCACATCTTTGGCTACTTCTGCTGGTCAACCAAACCTATTGTTGTCTGCTTCCCGTGATAAGACTTTGATTTCCTGGAAGTTGACTGGTGACGACCAAAAATTTGGTGTCCCAGTTAGATCTTTCAAGGGTCACAGTCACATTGTTCAAGACTGTACTTTGACTGCTGACGGTGCTTACGCTTTGTCTGCTTCTTGGGACAAGACCTTGAGATTATGGGATGTTGCCACCGGTGAAACTTACCAAAGATTTGTCGGTCACAAGTCCGATGTTATGTCTGTTGACATTGACAAGAAGGCTTCCATGATTATCTCTGGTTCCCGTGACAAGACCATCAAGGTCTGGACCATCAAGGGCCAATGTTTGGCTACTTTGTTGGGTCACAACGACTGGGTTTCCCAAGTCAGAGTTGTTCCAAACGAAAAGGCTGACGATGACTCAGTCACTATCATCTCTGCCGGTAACGACAAGATGGTTAAG GCTTGGAACTTGAACCAATTCCAAATTGAAGCTGACTTCATTGGTCACAACTCTAACATCAACACTTTGACTGCTTCTCCAGACGGAACTTTGATTGCCTCCGCAGGTAAGGACGGTGAAATTATGTTGTGGAACTTGGCTGCTAAGAAGGCTATGTACACTTTGTCCGCTCAAGACGAAGTCTTCTCTTTGGCCTTCTCTCCAAACAGATACTGGTTGGCTGCTGCCACTGCTACCGGTATCAAGGTCTTTTCTTTGGACCCACAATACTTGGTCGATGATTTGAGACCAGAATTTGCTGGTTACAGCAAAGCCGCTGAACCACACGCTGTTTCTTTGGCTTGGTCTGCTGATGGTCAAACTTTGTTCGCCGGTTACACCGACAACGTCATTAGAGTTTGGCAAGTTATGACCGCTAActaa
- the SPC24 gene encoding kinetochore-associated Ndc80 complex subunit SPC24 (similar to Saccharomyces cerevisiae SPC24 (YMR117C); ancestral locus Anc_2.427), producing the protein MSQKDSLLDNPVEFLREVRESFNIQQDVDAMKRIRQDLDTIAEESEAKIANEHSKVSESNKKLNAERINIAKLEGDLEYTKEESNEFGSKDELVKLLKDLDELERNIVSLRGELDEKMKLYIKDSEIVPTAEGSEINPKIMESELDDQSTINPEANENVLKLKLYRSLGVILDLENDQVLINGKNEENIDVLPLDDSLSDFYKTKYIWERLRK; encoded by the coding sequence ATGTCACAAAAGGATAGTTTACTAGATAATCCAGTCGAATTTCTGAGAGAGGTCAGAGAAAGTTTTAATATTCAGCAAGATGTTGATGCCATGAAAAGGATCCGTCAGGATCTTGATACTATAGCAGAGGAAAGCGAGGCAAAGATCGCTAATGAGCACTCAAAGGTATCTGAGTCAAACAAGAAGTTGAACgcagaaagaataaacatTGCAAAATTAGAGGGCGATCTGGAATATACTAAAGAAGAGAGCAATGAGTTTGGGAGCAAAGACGAGTTGGTTAAACTTTTAAAGGACTTAGACGAATTAGAGCGTAATATTGTGTCACTTCGAGGCGAATTAGAcgagaaaatgaaattataCATCAAAGATAGTGAGATAGTACCCACTGCGGAAGGCTCCGAAATAAATCCAAAAATAATGGAATCTGAGTTGGATGATCAAAGTACCATCAACCCAGAAGCCAATGAAAACGTTTTGAAACTGAAACTATACAGATCACTGGGGGTCATTTTGGATTTAGAGAATGATCAAGTGCTTATCAATGGAAAAAACGAGGAAAATATTGATGTTTTGCCATTGGATGATAGCCTTAGTGACTTTTATAAGACCAAATACATATGGGAAAGGCTAAGGAAGTAG
- the SHH3 gene encoding protein SHH3 (similar to Saccharomyces cerevisiae SDH3 (YKL141W) and SHH3 (YMR118C); ancestral locus Anc_2.423), with the protein MKVIVYTISSLIKSHQANTFVQKIGTQFLSRNGILNGKMCYSSREIHASRVLKSQLGSNKSEDELLVSQRKKRPISPHLTVYEPEMSWYLSSLHRISGILLALGFYVFTSSLGVTTILGMDTTFQDLNKWYHETLPKWSQWLVKGSAGYLFAFHFGNGVRHLIWDMGYELTNPGVIKTGSIVLAGTLILGSYLLAQ; encoded by the coding sequence ATGAAAGTGATCGTTTACACAATATCATCTTTAATTAAAAGTCACCAAGCAAATACATTCGTGCAAAAAATTGGCACGCAGTTTCTTTCACGCAATGGTATTTTGAATGGCAAAATGTGTTACTCATCAAGAGAAATTCATGCTAGTCGCGTTCTCAAATCTCAACTTGGGTCGAACAAAAGTGAAGACGAGCTTTTGGTGTCtcagagaaaaaaaagaccaaTATCTCCACATCTAACTGTTTATGAACCTGAAATGAGCTGGTATCTTTCTTCATTGCATCGTATATCAGGTATCTTACTTGCTCTTGGATTCTATGTATTCACCAGTTCTTTGGGTGTGACAACAATATTGGGGATGGATACAACCTTTCAAGATCTAAACAAGTGGTATCATGAAACACTACCTAAATGGTCACAATGGTTAGTTAAAGGCTCTGCAGGATATCTATTTGCATTTCATTTTGGTAACGGTGTAAGACACCTCATTTGGGATATGGGCTACGAATTGACCAACCCCGGTGTCATAAAAACCGGATCTATCGTCTTAGCGGGTACACTCATTTTGGGTTCCTATTTGCTAGCTCAGTAG
- the ASI1 gene encoding putative ubiquitin-protein ligase ASI1 (similar to Saccharomyces cerevisiae ASI1 (YMR119W) and ASI3 (YNL008C); ancestral locus Anc_2.419) — MNSSNSSDIYSINSFSYLNQTSQGVISGNSTLANVINFPYRLGLSFVGAVHLQYEQTVISEEISPTLRSVFDTIGFFFSPYAIFCFVIAILLNRFVVFYAVLTNGARRTLPIWLINAFHISAVVILTTVSIGPLFLGSTYNTLGDHGFAQGKVLLNIFYAFAYSYCVETIFTIMRNSTPLEGTDYSLFELSIQFYTMTNNNIKLIDSPDYIIDCSMAILSRILIHLVEIFRLRHYRLIFSTIMNLCHIFYLGIRIKQDGWRSLPFSVKFRHFPKLFSIFIICISLLIFELSCLVRWDPFGKSHNSCELLQFYPLSRNWKKYLNYTGEEDFSAMATKFALLLCSGTELMEKGIRREFPTVNIPGSVNERFFISGYLNELAKPLKEDMPIDCSENHSSISKHRLFSILPNFLIFVMKKFVGLVFFIFKDNKNQEDRDNETSKLLKAGGTGFLDNNERKNVDHKDVTELLNTSDEDFSEDYEPSEVESLKDFDEEYLNEGSPDFSDTRDTLLDLFSAQDAEVPTDYNWVVSTSHILQQKLLLNKPMTRAYFVKTTSREANEPFGTETDFDLSCAVCKVNERNTILWPCRCFALCEDCRISLGLRGFSTCVCCRGKVHGYCKVHQFSENK, encoded by the coding sequence ATGAActcttcaaattcttctgACATTTATTCCATAAATTCATTCAGCTATTTGAATCAAACATCACAAGGTGTAATTTCAGGTAACTCTACCTTGGCAAATGTTATAAACTTTCCTTATAGATTAGGACTATCCTTTGTGGGTGCTGTACACTTACAATACGAGCAAACTGTCATATCTGAGGAGATTTCTCCCACTTTAAGATCCGTGTTTGATACAATAGGGTTCTTTTTCAGTCCTTATGCCATATTTTGCTTTGTAATCGCTATTTTACTGAACCGATTCGTCGTATTTTATGCTGTTCTCACAAACGGTGCTAGGCGTACATTACCGATATGGTTAATCAATGCTTTTCACATATCAGCGGTAGTTATTTTGACAACGGTATCCATAGGCCCTTTGTTCTTGGGAAGCACTTACAACACACTAGGAGACCATGGTTTTGCCCAAGGAAAAGTTTTACTGAATATATTTTATGCTTTTGCGTACTCCTATTGTGTTGAAACCATATTCACAATTATGCGCAATTCCACTCCTTTGGAAGGTACCGATTATTCTTTGTTTGAACTTTCAATTCAATTTTACACGATGACCAATAATAACATTAAACTTATAGATTCTCCCGATTACATTATAGATTGTTCAATGGCTATCTTGAGCAGAATACTAATCCACCTGGTAGAAATTTTCAGGCTCAGACATTATCGATTAATTTTCAGTACTATTATGAACCTCTGtcatattttttacttGGGTATAAGAATCAAGCAAGATGGCTGGAGGAGCCTTCCATTTTCAGTGAAATTTAGACACTTCCCAAAATTATTCTcaatcttcatcatctgcatatcattattgatttttgaGCTGTCATGCTTAGTCAGATGGGATCCATTTGGAAAGTCTCATAACTCTTGTGAACTTTTACAATTTTACCCACTCAGTagaaattggaaaaagtATCTAAATTACAcaggagaagaagatttttcaGCCATGGCCACTAAGTTTGCACTACTATTGTGCTCAGGGACTGAACTAATGGAGAAGGGTATACGAAGAGAATTTCCTACTGTTAATATCCCGGGCAGTGTTAATGAAAGGTTCTTCATTAGTGGCTATTTAAATGAACTTGCCAAACCATTAAAGGAGGATATGCCTATTGATTGCTCAGAAAACCATTCATCGATATCAAAGCATAGACTTTTTTCTATATTACCgaattttttaatattcGTAATGAAGAAGTTTGTAGGTCTAGTGTTCTTTATCTTTAAAGATAACAAGAACCAGGAAGATCGCGATAACGAGACatcaaaattattaaagGCCGGTGGAACGGGTTTTTTGGATAATAACGAACGTAAAAATGTCGACCACAAAGATGTTACTGAATTACTGAACACATCCGATGAAGACTTTTCTGAAGATTACGAACCTTCTGAAGTCGAGTCACTCAAGGATTTCGATGAGGAGTATTTGAATGAAGGCTCACCTGATTTTAGCGATACGCGGGACACCCTGCTTGATTTATTCTCTGCACAAGATGCTGAAGTTCCTACAGATTATAATTGGGTCGTTTCAACTAGtcatattcttcaacaaaagcTACTGCTAAATAAACCTATGACAAGAGCATATTTCGTAAAAACAACATCAAGAGAAGCGAATGAGCCTTTTGGCACAGAGACTGATTTTGATTTATCTTGTGCAGTATGCAAAGtcaatgaaagaaatacaATACTATGGCCTTGTCGATGTTTTGCTCTTTGTGAAGACTGTAGAATTTCTTTGGGCTTACGTGGTTTCAGCACTTGTGTATGTTGCAGGGGTAAAGTTCATGGGTACTGTAAAGTTCACcaattttctgaaaataaGTAA
- the ADE17 gene encoding bifunctional phosphoribosylaminoimidazolecarboxamide formyltransferase/IMP cyclohydrolase ADE17 (similar to Saccharomyces cerevisiae ADE16 (YLR028C) and ADE17 (YMR120C); ancestral locus Anc_2.418) — MAKYTKTAILSVYDKTGLLDLARGLIEKDVRILASGGTARMIRDAGFPIEDVSAITHAPEMLGGRVKTLHPAVHGGILARDIDSDEKDLKEQHIEKVDFVVCNLYPFKETVAKVGVTIPEAVEEIDIGGVTLLRAAAKNHTRVTILSDPKDYSEFLSELSGNGEISQDLRNRLALKAFEHTADYDAAISDFFRKQYSEGQAQITLRYGANPHQKPAQAYVSEQDSLPFKVLCGSPGYINLLDALNSWPLVKELSASLNLPAAASFKHVSPAGAAVGIPLSDVEKQVYFVSDIENLSPLACAYARARGADRMSSFGDWIALSNIVDVPTAKIISREVSDGVIAPGYEPEALAILSKKKGGKYCILQIDPNYVPDAVERRQVYGVTLEQKRNDAIINQSTFKEIVSQNKNLTEQAIIDLTVATIAIKYTQSNSVCYARNGMVVGLGAGQQSRIHCTRLAGEKADNWWFRQHPRVLEIKWAKGVKRPEKSNAIDLFVTGQIPTEEPELSEYQSKFEDIPKPFTPEERKEWLGKLTNVSLSSDAFFPFPDNVYRAVKSGVKYIAAPSGSVMDKVVFSAADSFDLVYVENPIRLFHH, encoded by the coding sequence atgGCAAAGTACACAAAAACAGCAATTCTATCCGTCTATGACAAGACAGGTCTACTTGATTTAGCCAGAGGTCTAATCGAAAAGGATGTTCGAATCCTTGCTTCCGGTGGAACTGCTCGTATGATTCGTGATGCTGGTTTTCCAATCGAAGACGTTTCTGCCATCACACACGCCCCAGAAATGTTGGGAGGTAGAGTGAAAACTTTGCATCCAGCGGTTCATGGTGGTATTCTTGCTAGAGACATTGATAGTGATGAAAAGGATTTGAAGGAACAGCACATTGAAAAAGTGGATTTCGTCGTTTGTAACTTATACCCATTCAAAGAAACTGTAGCCAAAGTGGGCGTAACTATCCCAGAAGCTGTCGAAGAAATTGACATTGGCGGTGTTACTCTATTGAGAGCTGCTGCTAAAAACCACACTAGAGTCACTATTTTGTCTGATCCAAAGGATTATTCAGAATTTTTGAGCGAACTATCTGGTAATGGTGAAATTTCTCAAGATCTGAGAAACAGGTTGGCATTGAAAGCTTTCGAACACACAGCTGATTATGATGCCGCGATTTCTGATTTCTTCAGAAAGCAATATTCTGAAGGTCAAGCTCAAATCACATTACGTTATGGTGCTAACCCACACCAAAAACCGGCTCAAGCTTACGTCAGTGAACAAGACAGTCTACCTTTTAAGGTACTATGTGGTTCACCAGGTTACATTAATTTGTTGGATGCCCTGAATTCCTGGCCATTAGTGAAGGAATTATCCGCCTCATTAAATTTGCCAGCTGCAGCTTCTTTCAAACACGTTTCACCAGCTGGTGCTGCAGTGGGTATTCCATTGTCTGATGTTGAAAAGCAAGTTTATTTCGTGtctgatattgaaaacttATCTCCATTGGCATGTGCCTATGCTAGAGCCCGTGGTGCTGATAGAATGTCATCTTTCGGTGACTGGATCGCTCTTTCTAATATAGTTGATGTTCCAACTGCTAAGATTATCTCAAGAGAAGTTTCTGATGGTGTTATTGCCCCAGGCTACGAGCCTGAGGCATTGGCCATCTTATCCAAGAAGAAGGGAGGTAAGTACTGCATCTTACAGATTGATCCAAACTATGTTCCAGACGCTGTCGAAAGAAGACAAGTATACGGAGTAACTTTAGAGCAAAAGAGGAATGATGCAATAATCAATCAATCAaccttcaaagaaattgtttcccaaaataaaaatctaACTGAACAAGCCATAATTGACCTAACGGTTGCTACTATTGCTATCAAATATACCCAATCTAACTCTGTGTGTTACGCAAGAAATGGTATGGTTGTCGGGTTGGGTGCTGGTCAACAATCTAGAATCCATTGTACAAGATTGGCTGGTGAAAAGGCTGATAATTGGTGGTTCAGACAACATCCTAGAGTCTTGGAAATCAAATGGGCTAAGGGCGTTAAAAGACCAGAAAAATCCAATGCTATCGATTTGTTCGTAACTGGTCAAATCCCAACCGAAGAACCAGAATTATCTGAGTACCAATCCAAGTTTGAGGACATTCCAAAGCCATTTACtccagaagaaagaaaagaatggttGGGTAAACTAACCAATGTTTCGTTATCATCAGATGCTTTTTTCCCATTCCCAGACAATGTTTACAGAGCCGTCAAATCTGGTGTCAAGTATATTGCTGCTCCTTCTGGTTCTGTCATGGACAAAGTTGTCTTTTCAGCTGCGGATTCATTCGATCTCGTCTATGTTGAAAATCCAATCCGTTTGTTCCACCATTAG
- the NCW1 gene encoding Ncw1p (similar to Saccharomyces cerevisiae YMR122W-A; ancestral locus Anc_2.416) — protein sequence MASSTSASSSIGTNSALVSTNVVAASSVSATTSSSASKNSTSTSASKNAAPGMVVNPVSWKYGIVMAAFAAGSFVLGAGI from the coding sequence ATGGCCAGCAGTACTTCCGCCTCCTCCTCTATCGGTACCAACAGCGCCTTAGTTTCCACCAACGTTGTTGCTGCATCTTCTGTCTCTGCCACCACTAGTAGCAGTGCCTCCAAAAACAGCACTAGCACAAGTGCTTCCAAGAACGCTGCCCCAGGTATGGTCGTTAATCCTGTCTCCTGGAAATATGGTATCGTCATGGCTGCCTTTGCTGCCGGTTCTTTTGTTCTAGGTGCCGGTATCTAA